One window from the genome of Spirochaetota bacterium encodes:
- a CDS encoding SLC13 family permease, which translates to MKRKQYEANKTTIQKIGLVLGPILFISMMFMDLTPDNPIATRMAAVAILMAVWWITDAIPLAATALIPMIMLPLLGILKGKETAPIYFNSIIFLFIGGFMIALTMEKWNLHKRIALWIIRAIGGGTSRIILGFMLAAAFLSMWISNTATAVMMIPIGLAIITQMEERFESENSAKFSTSLMLGIAYSCSIGGFATLVGTPPNLAFTRIYEMTFPNAPSITFGKWIFLGIPISLIMLGIVWTLLTQVFFKVPACLQVDRDLIEKEYKMLGSMSFEEKGVLTVFIATAILWVFRKKLELGFVSIPGWSQFIPYPNMIDDGTVALSMALILFLIPTRSKGNTSSTIMSADIITKLPWDIVLLFGGGFALAKGFQVAGLSSLIGNQFGGLEDLHPILMIMIICFFITFLTEFTSNTATTQIILPILASVAVAMKIHPMMLMIPATISASCAFMMPVATPPNAIIFGSDRIKIIDMARVGIIINLIGVMIIATLFYVIGTRVFSIDKNTLPEWATSIDSV; encoded by the coding sequence ATGAAGAGAAAACAATATGAAGCGAATAAAACCACCATTCAGAAAATAGGATTGGTCTTAGGACCAATTTTATTCATATCAATGATGTTTATGGATTTAACTCCAGACAATCCCATCGCCACACGAATGGCCGCAGTAGCCATTTTGATGGCTGTGTGGTGGATTACTGACGCCATTCCATTGGCCGCAACAGCGCTGATTCCTATGATCATGCTCCCGCTTCTTGGAATCTTGAAGGGTAAGGAGACGGCTCCAATCTATTTTAATAGCATAATTTTTCTATTTATTGGCGGATTCATGATAGCCCTGACAATGGAAAAATGGAACCTGCATAAAAGGATCGCACTCTGGATTATCCGCGCTATTGGTGGTGGCACATCAAGGATTATTCTCGGTTTCATGTTAGCTGCCGCATTTCTATCCATGTGGATATCTAACACTGCCACTGCGGTGATGATGATCCCGATTGGATTAGCAATAATAACACAGATGGAGGAGCGATTTGAAAGTGAAAACAGCGCCAAATTTTCCACATCCTTAATGCTTGGGATAGCCTACTCCTGTTCAATTGGTGGTTTTGCAACTCTGGTGGGAACACCACCCAATCTTGCTTTTACTCGCATCTATGAAATGACCTTTCCTAATGCGCCAAGCATCACCTTTGGTAAGTGGATCTTTTTAGGAATTCCAATATCATTGATTATGTTAGGTATTGTATGGACCCTGCTCACACAGGTGTTCTTCAAAGTGCCTGCTTGCCTGCAGGTGGACAGAGACCTTATTGAAAAAGAATATAAAATGCTTGGTTCAATGAGCTTTGAAGAGAAGGGGGTGCTCACTGTGTTTATTGCCACAGCTATTTTGTGGGTGTTCAGGAAAAAGCTTGAATTAGGATTTGTATCAATACCAGGGTGGTCACAATTTATCCCCTATCCGAATATGATTGATGATGGCACTGTTGCCCTATCTATGGCTTTGATTCTATTTTTAATACCTACACGAAGCAAAGGCAACACTTCTTCCACAATTATGAGCGCAGATATTATTACAAAATTGCCCTGGGATATTGTGCTGCTCTTTGGAGGAGGTTTTGCCTTGGCTAAGGGTTTTCAGGTTGCCGGACTATCCTCACTAATTGGCAATCAGTTTGGTGGGCTGGAAGATCTGCATCCTATTCTGATGATAATGATAATATGCTTCTTCATCACTTTTTTAACTGAATTCACATCAAACACCGCCACTACACAAATCATTCTTCCTATATTGGCATCTGTGGCAGTTGCCATGAAAATCCATCCTATGATGCTCATGATACCAGCAACTATTTCTGCATCATGCGCTTTTATGATGCCTGTAGCCACGCCACCCAACGCGATCATATTTGGGAGTGATAGAATAAAAATTATAGATATGGCAAGAGTTGGAATTATAATCAACTTAATCGGGGTGATGATAATAGCTACACTATTCTATGTAATCGGAACACGGGTATTCTCAATTGATAAAAATACTCTTCCAGAGTGGGCTACTTCTATTGACTCTGTGTGA
- a CDS encoding bifunctional methionine sulfoxide reductase B/A protein: MKKQIYNKLTPEEERVIVHKGTEAPFTGAYNDFFEKGYYHCRRCDARLYSSDDKFASVCGWPSFDDEIKGAIKRERDADGKRVEILCANCGAHLGHVFEGEGLTEKNVRHCVNSISMRFKPEKEKANVKKAYFAGGCFWGVEYFFEREEGVISATSGYMGGALNNPTYEDVVNKNTGHLEVVEVTYDENRVSYEDLAKLFFEIHDPTQANGQGPDIGEQYRSAIFVNNKEDKETAYRLIDILKKKGYHIVTNVLPVSIFWKAEEYHQDYYSKSNKKPYCHRYTKRF; the protein is encoded by the coding sequence GTGAAGAAACAAATTTACAATAAGCTTACACCTGAAGAGGAAAGAGTCATTGTACATAAGGGTACAGAAGCTCCATTCACTGGAGCATATAACGATTTCTTTGAAAAGGGATATTATCACTGTAGGCGATGTGATGCGCGGCTTTATAGTTCGGATGATAAGTTTGCTTCTGTATGTGGATGGCCAAGTTTTGATGATGAAATCAAGGGAGCTATTAAAAGGGAAAGGGATGCTGATGGAAAAAGGGTTGAGATATTATGCGCTAATTGCGGAGCGCATTTGGGTCATGTCTTTGAGGGGGAAGGATTAACTGAGAAGAATGTTAGACATTGTGTTAATTCAATTTCGATGAGGTTCAAACCTGAGAAAGAAAAAGCTAATGTGAAAAAAGCCTACTTTGCAGGAGGGTGTTTCTGGGGTGTGGAGTATTTTTTTGAGCGAGAAGAGGGTGTCATATCAGCAACATCAGGTTATATGGGAGGTGCATTGAATAATCCCACATATGAAGATGTGGTTAATAAAAACACAGGCCATTTAGAGGTGGTGGAAGTAACTTATGACGAGAACAGGGTTAGTTATGAGGATCTTGCTAAGTTGTTCTTTGAGATTCATGATCCAACTCAAGCTAATGGTCAGGGGCCGGATATTGGTGAGCAGTATCGATCTGCAATATTTGTTAATAATAAAGAGGATAAAGAGACTGCTTATAGGTTAATAGATATTCTTAAAAAGAAGGGATATCATATTGTAACAAATGTGCTTCCAGTGAGTATCTTTTGGAAGGCTGAAGAATATCATCAAGATTATTACAGTAAGAGTAATAAAAAACCCTACTGTCATAGGTATACGAAGAGGTTTTAA
- a CDS encoding tetratricopeptide repeat protein → MIYKQINPDIKNKQTEELKEENAKIIKHLEQGFPLRADVLENMKAILSNIINSTREFTDVLKKINNSGDYFVIQLLHHDNEILNLPWIMAIDKISSQPLGNIQQLILTKCLPDFVEDVKKPKPAELAPPLKILIMISSPEVVDYKGRLSYEDEEFQILQAFYPLLRKGQVQIDFTDDGSLEALETKIKKNRYHVLHYSGHASFIDGTGVLDLENPLDLTLNRVSAKEFADTLNCNPDYKIPLVALASCQSAQGSNEEGLRGITNHLLRTGISAVISMGMAVLDKYATEFSAHFYAQIAKKQNILVAFNSAVTHMKEQEYKDQINAKVKTPQPLQWIIPNIYLSKNIEHLVDWDSPQEKLELSSYRFIYEKDRLLLKHDKDYIFIGRRLDKARIMPPFFAKKPVLLKGMGGVGKTAMSEHMVQRLIASYPKTEPFVFNEKIKSFQDIQNQLQEFLKKKSKFNSKEFGLCDKGMDQLMYLVGQTASVCRPVFIFDNLETFQKGPGTEISEEYQDIKDVIDFLIRVQNHYVILTSRYPLPDFKGIASFDLNQVGFNDFWKKCHNLELYGIVEHIQKLQNENQPSFQKKLEFVDIAKDLHQSFGGNYRALEFFNELFKNDPGKIRHALDSLETFRKKYAKETEQVKMKMSQNILIGELFNLLNPKHQVMLGLLSNFQIPVQQFALQLQIQDAEDLKDIEDILSYLNDLTLIEISLNPEIDKVYFYCTSIVKDILTDADINIPSADFSHKQAGIYHYHCFENIENSITELEQAFFHFEGANIKNRTGSIGDMLSSHYYAYSLYQNSYYYAMKVYHLLGKGTDASVLNRLGLLLHLYGNYEDALEFFNTTLLKYGEIGDKSGQGTTLNNISQIYNARGDYETALKYLEDSLKIRQEIGDKSGQGTTLNNISQIYDARGDYETALKYLEDSLKISQEIGDKSGQGTTLNNIGSNYYTRGDYETALKYLEDSLKIRQEIGDKSGQGTTLNNISQIYDARGDYETALKYLEDSLKIRQEIGYKSGQGTTLSNIGSNYYTRGDYKTALKYLEDSLKISQEIGDKSGQIITLHNMAMIAIKKNDYQKFVEYESTAYKLAAETGDAMGLYHVGLALGQFLYVNGNKEEGRQILIRSYEIGRQANFADIKSVEKMLKEMGVL, encoded by the coding sequence ATGATTTACAAACAGATCAATCCAGACATCAAAAATAAACAAACTGAAGAACTAAAAGAAGAGAACGCTAAGATCATCAAACATCTGGAACAGGGCTTTCCTCTTCGGGCTGATGTGCTCGAAAATATGAAGGCAATATTATCCAACATCATCAATTCAACGCGTGAATTTACAGATGTACTGAAAAAGATAAATAATTCAGGTGACTATTTTGTGATTCAGCTTTTGCACCATGACAATGAAATACTAAACCTACCCTGGATAATGGCTATTGATAAGATATCCAGTCAACCTCTTGGAAACATTCAACAGCTTATACTTACCAAATGTTTACCCGATTTTGTAGAAGATGTAAAAAAACCAAAACCTGCAGAACTTGCGCCCCCTCTCAAGATTTTGATTATGATCTCATCACCTGAGGTTGTTGATTATAAAGGCAGATTATCCTATGAAGATGAAGAATTTCAAATATTACAGGCATTTTACCCCTTGCTCCGTAAAGGCCAGGTGCAGATCGATTTTACTGATGACGGCTCGCTTGAGGCTCTGGAGACAAAGATAAAAAAGAATAGATACCATGTTCTGCACTATTCAGGACATGCCTCTTTTATAGACGGCACAGGTGTGCTAGATTTAGAGAATCCATTAGACTTAACCCTTAACAGGGTAAGCGCAAAGGAATTTGCAGACACACTGAATTGTAATCCTGATTACAAAATTCCATTAGTAGCGCTCGCTTCATGTCAATCTGCACAGGGCAGCAATGAAGAGGGTCTGCGTGGAATAACAAATCATCTGCTAAGAACTGGCATTTCAGCAGTCATTTCAATGGGCATGGCTGTTTTGGACAAATACGCGACCGAATTCAGCGCTCATTTTTATGCGCAGATTGCAAAAAAGCAGAATATTCTAGTCGCGTTTAATTCTGCAGTAACACACATGAAAGAGCAGGAATATAAAGACCAGATCAATGCAAAGGTCAAAACACCGCAACCTTTGCAGTGGATCATTCCAAACATCTATCTCTCAAAAAACATTGAACACCTTGTGGACTGGGATAGCCCACAGGAGAAACTGGAATTGTCCTCCTATCGTTTTATTTATGAAAAGGACAGGCTTCTGCTGAAACATGATAAGGATTATATATTTATAGGCCGCAGACTGGATAAGGCGAGGATTATGCCGCCTTTTTTTGCTAAAAAACCTGTTTTATTAAAGGGCATGGGCGGTGTTGGCAAAACCGCTATGTCAGAACATATGGTACAGCGCCTAATAGCATCATATCCGAAAACAGAGCCCTTTGTTTTTAATGAAAAGATCAAATCCTTCCAGGATATCCAGAATCAACTACAGGAGTTTCTTAAAAAAAAGAGTAAATTTAATAGTAAGGAATTTGGTTTGTGCGATAAGGGCATGGACCAGCTTATGTATCTCGTTGGCCAGACTGCAAGTGTATGCAGGCCTGTCTTTATTTTCGATAATCTGGAGACCTTTCAAAAGGGACCTGGCACAGAGATATCTGAAGAATACCAGGATATTAAGGATGTGATTGATTTCCTAATCCGTGTTCAAAACCACTATGTAATTTTGACCTCCAGGTATCCATTGCCCGATTTTAAAGGCATAGCCAGTTTTGACCTGAATCAGGTTGGCTTTAACGATTTCTGGAAAAAGTGTCACAACCTGGAGCTTTATGGAATTGTTGAACATATTCAAAAATTGCAGAATGAGAATCAGCCTTCATTTCAAAAAAAGCTCGAGTTTGTTGATATTGCAAAAGACCTGCACCAGTCATTTGGGGGCAATTACAGGGCGCTTGAGTTTTTTAACGAACTCTTTAAAAATGACCCTGGGAAAATCAGACATGCTCTCGATTCTCTGGAAACCTTTCGTAAAAAGTATGCAAAAGAAACCGAACAGGTGAAAATGAAGATGAGCCAGAATATTCTTATTGGCGAATTATTTAATCTGCTAAATCCAAAACACCAGGTCATGCTTGGGCTTCTTTCCAATTTTCAGATTCCTGTTCAGCAATTTGCCCTGCAATTGCAAATTCAGGATGCTGAAGATTTAAAGGATATTGAAGACATACTTTCTTATCTAAATGACCTTACACTGATTGAAATATCGCTAAACCCCGAAATAGATAAAGTCTATTTTTACTGCACTTCCATTGTTAAGGATATATTGACTGATGCAGATATTAACATTCCCTCCGCAGACTTTTCACATAAGCAGGCTGGAATTTATCATTATCACTGCTTTGAAAATATTGAAAATTCTATAACTGAGCTTGAACAGGCGTTTTTTCATTTTGAGGGCGCTAACATTAAAAATCGGACAGGGTCTATTGGGGACATGCTTTCAAGTCACTATTATGCCTATTCACTATACCAGAATTCTTACTATTATGCAATGAAGGTTTATCATTTGCTCGGTAAAGGAACAGATGCTTCAGTCCTAAACAGATTAGGATTACTATTACATTTATATGGAAACTATGAAGATGCTTTAGAATTTTTTAATACGACGTTGTTAAAATATGGAGAGATTGGGGATAAATCAGGCCAAGGTACTACGCTAAATAATATCAGTCAGATATACAACGCCCGAGGCGATTATGAGACTGCTCTAAAATATCTTGAGGATAGTTTAAAAATCCGTCAAGAGATTGGGGATAAATCAGGCCAAGGTACTACGCTAAATAATATCAGTCAGATATACGACGCCCGAGGCGATTATGAGACTGCTCTAAAATATCTTGAGGATAGTTTAAAAATAAGTCAAGAGATTGGGGATAAATCAGGCCAAGGTACTACGCTTAATAATATTGGTAGTAATTATTATACCCGAGGCGATTATGAGACTGCTCTAAAATATCTTGAGGATAGTTTAAAAATCCGTCAAGAGATTGGGGATAAATCAGGCCAAGGTACTACGCTAAATAATATCAGTCAGATATACGACGCCCGAGGCGATTATGAGACTGCTCTAAAATATCTTGAGGATAGTTTAAAAATCCGTCAAGAGATTGGGTATAAATCAGGCCAAGGTACTACGCTTAGTAATATTGGTAGTAATTATTATACCCGAGGCGATTATAAGACTGCTCTTAAATATCTTGAGGATAGTTTAAAAATCAGTCAAGAGATTGGGGATAAGAGCGGTCAAATTATAACATTGCACAATATGGCCATGATTGCTATAAAAAAGAACGATTATCAAAAATTTGTTGAATATGAATCAACTGCTTACAAATTAGCAGCAGAAACAGGTGATGCAATGGGATTATATCACGTTGGTCTTGCCCTTGGGCAATTTCTTTATGTAAATGGCAACAAAGAGGAAGGGCGTCAAATTCTTATAAGAAGCTATGAGATAGGCAGGCAGGCAAATTTTGCCGATATTAAATCAGTAGAGAAAATGCTTAAAGAGATGGGAGTGTTGTAG